The following coding sequences are from one Rhodobiaceae bacterium window:
- a CDS encoding electron transfer flavoprotein-ubiquinone oxidoreductase, which produces MSEDTGALAEREYMEYDVVIVGGGPAGLSAAIRLRQLAVEEDFDLSVCVIEKGSEIGAHILSGAVIDPIALNELLPDWKDRDAPLKTEVEKDHFLFLGPSGGIRLPNFIMPPLMSNHGNYIGSLGNVCRWLAGIAEEMGVEIYPGFAGAEVLYNEDGSVRGVATGDMGVGKEGDQKDTYMRGMELRGKYTLFGEGVRGSLSKELIRKFNLDEGREPQKFGIGIKELWEVDPKKHKKGLIQHSFGWPLKANTGGGSFLYHFDDNLVSVGFVVHLNYKNPHLSPFEEFQRFKTHPSIRETFEGGKRISYGARAITEGGFQSVPKLTFPGGALIGCSAGFVNVPRIKGSHNAMATGMMAANAAFEAVKDGRQSDVLSAYDEAYVGSHVEKDLKRVRNVKPLWSKLGTIFGVGLGGIDMWMNQLGIGLPFTLKHGKPDHAATEPADKHKPIDYPKPDGKISFDRLSSVFLSATNHEEDQPVHLRLTDDTVPIAHNLPVFDEPAQRYCPAGVYEVMREDDGSDPRFVINAQNCVHCKTCDIKDPTQNINWTVPEGGGGPNYPNM; this is translated from the coding sequence ATGAGCGAAGATACCGGAGCGCTGGCTGAGCGCGAATATATGGAATATGACGTCGTCATTGTTGGCGGCGGTCCTGCAGGTCTTTCTGCAGCTATCCGGCTTCGGCAACTCGCTGTGGAAGAGGATTTTGATCTCTCTGTCTGTGTGATTGAAAAGGGCTCCGAAATCGGAGCGCATATTCTCTCAGGGGCTGTCATTGACCCGATTGCACTGAATGAGCTTCTGCCTGACTGGAAAGACCGGGACGCCCCTCTCAAAACCGAAGTTGAGAAGGATCACTTCCTCTTCCTCGGGCCTTCAGGCGGCATCCGCCTTCCAAATTTCATCATGCCACCGCTGATGAGCAATCATGGCAACTATATTGGCAGCCTGGGCAATGTGTGCCGCTGGCTCGCGGGCATTGCTGAAGAGATGGGTGTGGAAATCTATCCAGGCTTTGCAGGCGCAGAAGTTCTCTACAATGAAGACGGCTCTGTGCGCGGTGTTGCTACCGGTGACATGGGCGTCGGCAAAGAGGGCGACCAGAAAGACACCTACATGCGCGGCATGGAACTGCGCGGGAAATACACGCTCTTTGGTGAAGGTGTCCGAGGCTCTCTTTCCAAGGAACTGATCCGCAAATTCAATCTGGATGAAGGGCGTGAGCCCCAGAAGTTCGGCATCGGCATTAAAGAGCTGTGGGAAGTCGACCCCAAGAAACACAAAAAGGGTCTGATCCAGCACTCCTTCGGTTGGCCGTTGAAAGCCAACACCGGCGGCGGGTCGTTCCTTTATCACTTTGACGACAATCTTGTGTCTGTCGGCTTTGTGGTCCACCTGAATTACAAGAACCCGCACTTGTCACCCTTTGAGGAGTTTCAGCGGTTCAAAACCCACCCGTCTATTCGTGAAACATTTGAAGGCGGCAAGCGCATTTCCTACGGCGCCCGCGCGATTACGGAAGGTGGCTTCCAGTCCGTTCCGAAACTCACCTTCCCTGGTGGGGCCCTGATCGGTTGCTCTGCAGGCTTTGTAAATGTGCCGCGTATCAAAGGCAGCCACAACGCCATGGCAACGGGCATGATGGCGGCGAATGCAGCCTTCGAAGCAGTGAAAGATGGCCGTCAGTCAGACGTATTGAGTGCGTATGACGAAGCCTATGTCGGAAGTCATGTCGAGAAAGATCTGAAACGGGTTCGCAATGTGAAGCCGCTCTGGTCCAAGCTGGGCACAATCTTCGGTGTCGGCCTTGGTGGCATCGACATGTGGATGAACCAGCTAGGCATTGGCCTGCCATTCACGCTGAAGCATGGCAAGCCAGATCATGCGGCCACCGAGCCAGCTGATAAACACAAACCAATCGATTATCCGAAGCCGGACGGGAAGATTTCCTTCGACCGTCTCTCGTCGGTCTTCCTGTCGGCAACAAACCACGAAGAAGACCAGCCGGTCCATCTTCGCCTGACAGATGACACGGTGCCGATTGCGCACAATCTGCCGGTCTTCGATGAGCCTGCTCAGCGCTACTGCCCGGCTGGGGTCTATGAAGTCATGCGGGAAGACGATGGATCTGATCCGCGTTTTGTCATCAATGCGCAAAACTGCGTGCACTGTAAAACATGTGACATCAAGGACCCGACCCAGAACATTAACTGGACCGTGCCTGAAGGCGGTGGCGGGCCCAATTACCCGAACATGTGA
- the ispB gene encoding octaprenyl-diphosphate synthase: MGVVVPLEGERKNSEEAVRTLQRLVAEDMEAVNELIRDRMGSDVDMIPELANHLIESGGKRLRPMLTLTCARMCGYTGNDHVRLAASVEFMHTATLLHDDVVDESDMRRGQTTARLIWGNQASVLVGDFLLGRAFKLMVETKSLRALEILSEAASVIAEGEVMQLATAKDTSTTEDAYLKVISAKTAALFAAATEIGAVVASQNGEQAAALESYGRNLGIAFQLVDDALDYNGKASTLGKNVGDDFREGKITLPVVLAFRRGDDEERAFWRRTLQDGDQQEGDLERAFEIMSNHKAIEDTVTRARHYGEMARDALGIFPSSERRDALSGLVDFCISRAY; this comes from the coding sequence TTGGGTGTTGTCGTTCCGCTCGAAGGTGAGCGTAAAAACAGTGAAGAAGCGGTTCGGACGCTTCAGCGGCTTGTCGCTGAAGATATGGAGGCTGTAAACGAGCTTATTCGGGACCGAATGGGCTCCGATGTGGACATGATCCCCGAGCTTGCCAATCATCTGATCGAATCTGGCGGCAAACGCTTGCGCCCCATGCTCACGCTCACCTGCGCGCGCATGTGCGGCTATACAGGCAACGATCATGTACGCCTGGCGGCATCCGTTGAGTTCATGCATACCGCAACGCTGCTTCATGATGATGTTGTAGACGAGAGCGATATGCGCCGCGGGCAGACAACAGCCCGTCTCATCTGGGGCAATCAAGCGAGCGTTCTGGTGGGCGATTTCCTTCTTGGGCGCGCCTTTAAGTTGATGGTGGAAACCAAGTCTCTTCGCGCTCTGGAAATTTTGAGTGAGGCTGCCTCGGTGATCGCTGAGGGCGAGGTGATGCAATTGGCCACCGCGAAAGACACGAGCACAACAGAAGACGCCTACCTCAAAGTGATCAGCGCCAAAACGGCAGCGCTCTTTGCGGCAGCAACAGAAATCGGTGCAGTGGTCGCCAGCCAGAATGGTGAACAGGCTGCGGCACTGGAATCCTATGGCCGCAACCTGGGTATCGCATTCCAACTGGTTGACGATGCTCTCGACTACAACGGAAAAGCTTCGACGCTGGGCAAGAATGTCGGGGACGATTTCCGGGAAGGCAAGATTACCCTGCCTGTTGTTCTGGCATTTCGCCGAGGCGATGACGAGGAACGTGCCTTCTGGCGTCGAACGCTGCAGGATGGCGATCAACAGGAAGGTGATCTGGAACGGGCGTTCGAGATTATGAGCAACCACAAGGCGATTGAAGATACCGTTACACGCGCTCGCCACTATGGCGAAATGGCCCGTGATGCTCTTGGTATCTTTCCCTCTTCAGAACGCCGTGACGCGTTGAGCGGCCTTGTGGATTTCTGTATCAGTCGCGCCTATTGA
- the ispE gene encoding 4-diphosphocytidyl-2-C-methyl-D-erythritol kinase encodes MSAGILEVANAKINLSLEVRGREESGYHQLESLVVFASVADRVICKEADTLGLEISGPFASQLANEDNNLILKAARAFAGALGRDPTVRFELEKNLPIASGIGGGSADAAAALRAMMRLWGDPPGSIEGIALQLGADVPVCMRKRPSFMTGVGESLRTIRRFPEIHAVLANPGVSVSTADVFRRLQAGPVEGPERLPLLQGVETLDRLVIWLEENGNDLEAPATAIEPVIKTVINELQETDGCRLARMSGSGATCFALYDNPFDSSEAAAALKKKHNSWWVTATKFLGTQ; translated from the coding sequence ATGTCCGCTGGCATTCTTGAAGTCGCCAACGCGAAGATAAACCTCTCCCTTGAAGTCAGGGGACGCGAGGAGAGCGGCTACCATCAACTAGAAAGTCTGGTAGTGTTTGCGAGCGTGGCCGACCGCGTCATCTGTAAAGAAGCAGATACTCTTGGTTTGGAAATTTCAGGTCCATTCGCAAGTCAATTGGCGAATGAGGACAACAATCTCATTCTAAAAGCAGCCCGTGCGTTTGCAGGGGCGCTCGGACGCGATCCAACAGTGAGATTTGAGTTGGAGAAGAACCTGCCTATTGCTTCGGGTATCGGAGGTGGTTCTGCAGATGCGGCTGCGGCGCTTCGGGCCATGATGCGGCTGTGGGGCGACCCTCCCGGTTCGATCGAAGGTATCGCGTTACAGTTAGGTGCAGATGTACCTGTGTGCATGAGAAAACGCCCAAGCTTCATGACCGGCGTGGGCGAAAGTCTCAGGACCATTCGGCGTTTTCCAGAAATTCATGCAGTGCTCGCCAATCCGGGTGTGTCGGTGTCAACGGCAGACGTATTCCGACGTTTACAGGCAGGCCCCGTTGAAGGGCCAGAGCGTCTGCCTCTGTTGCAAGGTGTGGAGACCCTTGATCGTCTGGTTATCTGGCTTGAAGAAAACGGAAATGACCTTGAAGCGCCTGCAACGGCTATTGAGCCAGTGATCAAAACGGTGATCAACGAACTTCAAGAAACTGATGGCTGTCGTCTTGCGCGCATGAGTGGCAGCGGTGCCACCTGTTTTGCCCTCTATGACAATCCATTCGATTCCTCTGAAGCTGCAGCCGCACTCAAAAAGAAACATAATAGTTGGTGGGTGACAGCCACCAAGTTTCTTGGAACTCAATAG
- a CDS encoding putative prokaryotic signal transducing protein, with product MKELLRTNDVVLLSFLEARLKGEGIEPFILDMNASIVEGSIGILPRRLMVIDEDFERAEVIAKMALKENDEAIREEPGAAG from the coding sequence TTGAAAGAGCTTCTACGAACAAATGATGTAGTTCTTTTATCCTTCCTGGAGGCACGCCTCAAAGGTGAGGGAATTGAGCCATTCATCCTGGACATGAACGCCAGCATCGTGGAGGGATCGATTGGTATTTTACCCCGCCGCTTGATGGTTATAGACGAAGACTTTGAACGCGCGGAGGTCATCGCAAAGATGGCTTTGAAGGAAAACGATGAAGCAATCCGGGAAGAGCCTGGTGCGGCTGGGTGA
- a CDS encoding serine aminopeptidase, S33, with amino-acid sequence MTCATEEVVVLLHGIGRTAGSMSVPAARLAEKGYAISNIDYPSRSAPIASLAGLINERLNAENVSACAKLHFVTHSMGGLIVRQLVKDFRPSNLGRVVMLAPPNQGSEVADFWGNNFLFKRVYGPAGQDLRTRNRRFGPVDFPLGVIAGTKSIDPVSSLLLSGPNDGKVTVDSTKVEGMTDHIVLPVNHTFLMRDARVLKQIETFLGDGAFAPVSTGGRAQ; translated from the coding sequence GTGACGTGCGCTACAGAGGAAGTGGTTGTTTTACTTCATGGAATTGGCCGGACAGCCGGATCAATGTCCGTTCCTGCAGCTCGGCTTGCGGAGAAGGGCTACGCGATCAGCAATATTGACTATCCTTCTCGTTCCGCGCCGATTGCGAGCTTGGCTGGGCTGATCAATGAGCGCCTCAACGCTGAAAATGTCAGCGCCTGTGCAAAACTCCATTTTGTCACCCATTCCATGGGCGGATTGATCGTGCGCCAGCTCGTCAAAGATTTTAGGCCATCGAATTTGGGGCGCGTCGTTATGTTGGCGCCGCCCAACCAGGGAAGTGAAGTCGCGGACTTTTGGGGAAACAATTTTTTGTTCAAAAGGGTCTACGGGCCAGCGGGGCAAGATTTGAGGACGAGGAACAGACGTTTTGGCCCGGTCGATTTTCCACTTGGGGTCATTGCCGGAACGAAATCCATTGATCCCGTATCCTCCCTTCTGCTGTCCGGTCCCAATGATGGCAAAGTGACTGTGGACAGCACAAAGGTTGAGGGCATGACGGATCACATCGTTTTGCCGGTCAACCACACATTCCTCATGCGCGATGCGCGCGTGCTGAAACAGATCGAGACCTTCTTGGGCGACGGAGCCTTCGCACCAGTGTCGACGGGAGGGCGCGCTCAATGA
- the moaB gene encoding molybdenum cofactor biosynthesis protein B: MPGIDESREFVPVRIAVMTVSDTRGLDDDTSGDTLVARVEEAGHTLADRVIVKDDVTTITGKLAEWIADKEIDVVISTGGTGLTGRDVTPEAFHSVYEKEIEGFAALFHQVSFQKIGTSTIQSRATAGVAGGTYLFALPGSTGAVKDGWDEILKFQLDIRYRPCNFVEIMPRLEEHKRK, encoded by the coding sequence ATGCCCGGCATTGATGAATCACGTGAGTTTGTTCCCGTCCGCATTGCGGTGATGACAGTCTCCGACACGCGTGGACTAGATGACGACACGTCCGGCGACACGCTGGTTGCTCGCGTGGAAGAAGCAGGCCACACACTCGCCGACCGGGTGATCGTGAAAGATGATGTGACAACCATCACCGGCAAGCTTGCGGAATGGATTGCCGACAAGGAAATTGATGTGGTGATCTCAACCGGTGGCACCGGGCTCACCGGCCGCGACGTGACACCTGAAGCGTTTCATTCAGTCTATGAAAAAGAGATTGAAGGCTTTGCTGCTCTCTTCCATCAGGTGAGTTTTCAAAAGATCGGCACGTCCACCATCCAGTCACGCGCGACCGCAGGTGTTGCAGGCGGTACCTATCTCTTTGCCCTGCCCGGCTCAACGGGTGCTGTGAAAGACGGCTGGGATGAGATCCTCAAGTTCCAATTGGACATCCGCTACCGGCCCTGCAATTTCGTGGAGATCATGCCACGCCTTGAAGAGCACAAGCGGAAGTAG
- a CDS encoding uracil DNA glycosylase superfamily protein, whose product MPQRSHLPQGKCRFCEKTETKPAIVNALEDMTAFEAAALLRFYVEAGVSDGLSDEPVDRYALNARAAQPANDAPASTGPRTLPGERPTFSSSSSSASQATSSPAAIPLDTVEQAGEAKAIAASCSSLEELRAALEKFDACPLKHTAKNLVFADGNPEADIMLVGEAPGRDEDIQGLPFVGRSGQLLDRMLAAIGLDRGHVYITNVLPWRPPGNRQPTPVEQAMCAPFIEKHIELVAPKHLMLVGGVSAKQMLGTTSGIMKLRGKWGSVTAGDLTIPALPIFHPAYLLRQPAQKRLAWRDLLDFKTKVESG is encoded by the coding sequence ATGCCTCAAAGGTCGCACCTGCCGCAGGGGAAGTGCCGATTTTGCGAAAAAACAGAGACAAAGCCTGCGATTGTGAACGCTCTTGAGGATATGACCGCTTTTGAAGCGGCCGCACTGCTCCGCTTCTATGTCGAAGCGGGCGTGAGCGACGGGCTCTCGGATGAGCCTGTTGACCGCTATGCGCTCAATGCTCGGGCAGCTCAGCCAGCAAATGATGCCCCTGCCTCAACAGGTCCAAGAACCCTGCCAGGCGAACGCCCGACTTTCTCCTCATCTTCCTCATCTGCGTCGCAAGCCACGTCGTCTCCTGCAGCGATTCCCCTCGACACCGTCGAACAAGCAGGCGAAGCCAAAGCAATTGCCGCGTCCTGTAGCTCGCTTGAGGAGCTCCGCGCTGCATTGGAAAAATTCGATGCCTGCCCGTTGAAGCATACGGCCAAGAACCTGGTCTTTGCTGATGGTAATCCCGAAGCAGACATTATGCTGGTGGGAGAAGCGCCTGGGCGGGATGAGGACATTCAAGGCCTGCCCTTTGTCGGGCGGTCTGGCCAATTACTGGACAGAATGCTTGCTGCCATCGGTCTTGATCGCGGACATGTCTACATCACCAATGTTCTACCCTGGCGACCACCTGGAAACCGCCAGCCCACACCGGTTGAACAGGCCATGTGTGCACCCTTTATTGAGAAACACATTGAGCTGGTGGCTCCAAAACATCTGATGCTGGTTGGGGGTGTCTCGGCCAAACAGATGCTCGGCACCACGTCGGGCATTATGAAATTGCGCGGCAAATGGGGCTCAGTCACGGCGGGGGATCTCACTATCCCAGCGCTGCCCATTTTCCACCCGGCCTACCTGCTGCGACAACCCGCCCAGAAGCGTTTGGCCTGGCGGGACCTTCTGGACTTTAAAACCAAGGTTGAGAGTGGGTAA
- the yfiC gene encoding tRNA1(Val) (adenine(37)-N6)-methyltransferase: MKVTDDGFLGGRLQVLQSEKGYRAGIDAVMVAAAVPAVPGDNVLDLGAGVGVASLCVASRCLDVKATGLEIQSALVETALENIKRNDLVLRARIIEGSISEKAAILADKDVAYGSFDHVMTNPPFYEADKVWGSPDESKATAHALEDVSLEEWLRVTCAMAKPKGTVTIIHRADALPDLLKGVEGKLGGLVAFPLWPGAGKEASRVLLQGIKGSRAPFKLAKGLLLHGEDGGFTPEAEAILRNGAALSVSSA; the protein is encoded by the coding sequence ATGAAGGTCACAGACGACGGCTTTTTGGGGGGCAGACTGCAGGTGCTGCAGTCAGAGAAAGGCTACAGGGCGGGCATTGATGCGGTGATGGTTGCAGCCGCAGTGCCCGCTGTACCAGGAGATAATGTGCTCGATCTCGGAGCGGGCGTTGGTGTTGCGTCCCTCTGCGTCGCCTCTCGCTGTTTAGACGTGAAAGCGACAGGCCTCGAAATACAGAGTGCCCTGGTCGAGACGGCGCTAGAGAACATCAAACGCAACGATCTTGTGCTTCGAGCAAGAATTATCGAGGGATCGATTTCAGAGAAAGCAGCCATCCTCGCAGACAAAGACGTCGCCTATGGCAGCTTCGACCATGTGATGACCAATCCGCCTTTCTATGAAGCTGACAAAGTTTGGGGCTCGCCCGACGAAAGCAAAGCGACGGCCCATGCGCTTGAGGATGTTTCGTTGGAGGAATGGCTACGCGTCACCTGTGCCATGGCAAAACCCAAAGGCACTGTGACCATCATCCATCGGGCAGATGCGCTGCCAGACCTCCTCAAAGGTGTTGAAGGCAAGCTGGGCGGGCTGGTTGCCTTTCCTCTATGGCCTGGTGCTGGAAAAGAGGCCAGCCGCGTCCTCCTTCAAGGGATCAAAGGCTCGCGGGCGCCTTTTAAGCTTGCCAAGGGCCTGTTGCTACATGGGGAGGACGGAGGATTTACCCCTGAAGCTGAGGCGATTCTGCGGAATGGTGCGGCCTTGTCCGTCAGTTCTGCTTGA
- a CDS encoding cellulose synthase subunit BcsC — MGLRLLTRGLGIVAIAAMLGACAGSGFGLSQRNPDSLYGNYLAARHAGTVRDMDAAARYYAQALSEDPGNPVIVERAFLLSVTAGNVSEGLNLSSEIIERDSDNRTARLVRALSALKATDYDRAISEIDAAAPGPFTALVGTLAKAWAMAGKQEAEQAYAALDSFQDRPAFDLFRILHGALIADYLGDVARARTGYVAAQGASGGASLRIIQAYGRFLERQDDTELAREVFNNYGRLAPDHPIVTNALARLESGVAPAPLVKTPAEGLAEALYGLASALAQESGIDISILYTQLSLYLRPDFDVARTLLADLYERGDRLEDAIAAYGGIARTSPLYQNAQIQIAVDMDRLDRSKEAIARLRTLIRQYPDAVEPLTALGDILRGRKDYAAAASEYSKAIELIGEPNERFWTVYYARGMCYERLKLWPSAEKDLKLALELSGDHPLVLNYLGYSWIEQKIHLEEAMAMIRRAVELRPDDGYIVDSLGWAYFNIGDYENAVIHLERAVQLQPDDVTINDHLGDAFWQVGRKIEARFQWQHALELEPDEEQEAAIKEKLKNGLEDADVEMSADAGS; from the coding sequence GTGGGATTGCGGTTACTGACACGTGGTCTGGGGATTGTTGCGATAGCGGCAATGCTGGGCGCCTGTGCGGGGTCTGGTTTCGGATTGAGCCAGAGAAACCCGGATTCCTTATATGGAAATTATCTGGCAGCGCGTCACGCGGGCACCGTCCGCGATATGGATGCAGCAGCGCGATACTACGCTCAGGCACTGTCTGAGGATCCCGGCAACCCGGTGATCGTTGAGCGCGCTTTTCTTTTGTCGGTGACAGCAGGGAATGTTTCAGAAGGCCTCAATCTATCATCAGAGATCATTGAGCGTGACTCTGACAATCGGACCGCACGTCTGGTGCGCGCACTTTCCGCCCTCAAAGCAACTGACTATGACCGCGCCATTAGCGAAATAGATGCGGCGGCACCTGGACCCTTCACAGCCCTTGTCGGAACACTTGCCAAGGCCTGGGCGATGGCAGGCAAACAAGAGGCGGAACAGGCATATGCAGCGCTGGACTCATTTCAAGATAGACCAGCGTTTGACCTTTTTCGGATCTTACATGGTGCACTAATTGCAGATTACCTAGGCGATGTGGCGCGGGCCCGAACCGGTTACGTTGCTGCGCAGGGGGCAAGCGGTGGGGCAAGTCTGCGGATCATCCAGGCTTATGGCCGGTTTCTAGAAAGACAAGATGACACCGAGCTTGCCCGCGAGGTGTTCAATAATTATGGCCGCTTGGCGCCAGACCATCCGATTGTCACAAATGCCTTGGCACGATTGGAGTCAGGTGTGGCCCCAGCGCCTCTGGTTAAAACACCAGCGGAGGGATTGGCAGAAGCTCTCTACGGGTTGGCGTCCGCACTGGCACAGGAAAGCGGGATTGATATTTCAATTCTGTACACGCAGCTATCGCTTTACCTGCGACCGGATTTTGATGTCGCACGCACTCTGCTCGCAGACCTCTATGAGCGCGGCGACCGCCTGGAAGACGCGATTGCCGCTTATGGTGGAATCGCACGCACATCTCCACTCTATCAAAACGCTCAGATTCAGATAGCTGTCGATATGGACCGTCTGGATAGGTCGAAAGAGGCTATTGCACGGCTCCGCACGCTTATTCGTCAGTATCCCGATGCGGTTGAGCCGCTGACGGCGCTCGGCGACATTCTGCGCGGCCGCAAAGATTATGCAGCGGCCGCAAGTGAATACTCAAAAGCAATTGAGCTCATTGGCGAGCCCAATGAACGGTTCTGGACGGTCTATTACGCCCGCGGCATGTGCTACGAACGGTTGAAGCTCTGGCCGAGCGCTGAGAAAGATCTCAAGCTGGCGCTTGAACTCTCTGGTGACCATCCGCTTGTGCTGAACTATCTCGGCTATTCCTGGATAGAGCAGAAAATACATCTGGAAGAGGCCATGGCGATGATCCGCCGGGCAGTTGAGCTGCGGCCCGATGACGGTTACATCGTTGATAGTCTTGGCTGGGCCTATTTTAACATTGGTGACTATGAAAATGCTGTCATCCATCTTGAACGCGCCGTTCAATTGCAGCCGGACGATGTCACAATAAATGATCATCTCGGTGATGCGTTCTGGCAGGTCGGTCGAAAAATTGAAGCGCGTTTTCAATGGCAACATGCGTTGGAACTTGAGCCGGATGAAGAGCAGGAAGCGGCGATAAAAGAGAAGCTCAAAAATGGGCTTGAGGACGCAGACGTTGAAATGAGCGCTGACGCAGGGTCCTAA
- the slt gene encoding soluble lytic murein transglycosylase: protein MAFGYAPVHAADLVDYQTAPNTISYLSQGDRDRYTRIFSVQTRGDWRAADRLIGQLENDVLMGHVLFQRYMHPTAYRSRYNELRDWLANYADHPEAAKIHKLALRRKPSGVAAPRRPLPRSYRQVSHQQYAVAEGPRRDFSRNFRNAARKVRSLLRRERPTQALNHISQSSIRRGLKAVEFDTLLSRIAVSYYIEHRDDRALEEADRAARRSRDGVPLADWTAGLSAWRLGKFALAAEHFAYLAAAPNASDWTRAAGGFWAARAYIADRRPDHAAPMLELAADTGATFYGMLAAEQLGRDIDFQWVQPPLDQAGLSLLLANDTVARAVALTEIGRRDLAEGELTRGHGRIDASLDHALIALAERLDLPATQMQVANAAYVPSSFGPERYVMNAGLFPVPDYTPQDGFRVDRALVFAFMRQESKFKPLARSRAGARGLMQIMPATASHITRDRSLRRTGAQGRDRLFDPAFNMKLGQQYIEELMGSGEPYGNLYQLMVAYNGGPGNLSRWLRNTDYRNDPLLFIESIPAPETRGYIERVLTNFWIYRDRLGQETPSLGVAAAGDWPVYQSLERGNSLAQRQ from the coding sequence ATGGCTTTTGGCTATGCGCCGGTCCATGCGGCTGATCTGGTCGATTATCAGACTGCCCCCAACACAATTTCCTATCTGAGCCAGGGCGACCGGGACCGCTATACGCGGATTTTCTCGGTCCAAACCCGGGGCGACTGGCGCGCGGCAGACCGGCTCATCGGTCAGCTTGAGAACGACGTTTTGATGGGCCATGTGCTTTTTCAGCGCTACATGCACCCCACCGCTTATCGCTCCCGCTATAACGAACTGCGCGATTGGCTCGCCAATTATGCAGACCACCCGGAAGCGGCGAAAATTCACAAGCTGGCGTTACGCCGGAAACCTTCAGGTGTCGCAGCCCCGCGCCGACCGCTGCCGCGCTCCTACCGTCAGGTTTCCCACCAGCAATACGCGGTTGCTGAGGGTCCGCGCCGGGATTTCTCGCGCAACTTCCGGAATGCGGCGCGCAAGGTGCGCTCGCTCTTGCGTCGCGAACGGCCGACCCAGGCGCTCAATCATATTTCGCAATCTTCTATTCGCCGAGGCTTGAAGGCGGTCGAGTTCGACACGCTGCTGTCGCGGATTGCTGTCTCCTATTACATTGAACATCGCGACGACCGGGCGCTTGAAGAGGCTGATCGTGCAGCGCGACGCAGCCGCGACGGCGTGCCACTCGCCGATTGGACCGCTGGACTTTCTGCCTGGCGGCTTGGCAAGTTTGCGCTTGCTGCAGAACATTTCGCCTATCTCGCCGCTGCACCCAATGCGAGCGACTGGACGCGGGCTGCCGGTGGCTTCTGGGCCGCACGTGCTTACATCGCTGATCGCAGGCCCGACCATGCGGCACCGATGCTGGAACTCGCTGCAGACACAGGCGCAACCTTCTACGGCATGCTCGCTGCTGAACAGTTGGGCCGGGACATAGACTTCCAATGGGTCCAGCCACCGCTCGATCAGGCGGGGCTCAGCCTGCTGCTTGCCAACGACACGGTGGCGCGCGCTGTAGCACTCACCGAAATCGGACGCCGCGATCTGGCGGAAGGCGAACTCACCCGTGGCCACGGACGCATTGATGCATCGCTTGATCATGCGCTGATTGCCCTTGCCGAACGCCTCGACCTGCCTGCAACACAGATGCAGGTCGCAAACGCGGCCTATGTGCCTTCCAGCTTCGGCCCGGAACGCTATGTAATGAATGCGGGGCTCTTCCCTGTGCCGGACTACACACCGCAAGACGGGTTCCGGGTTGACCGGGCATTGGTCTTTGCCTTCATGCGTCAGGAGAGCAAGTTCAAGCCTTTGGCCCGCTCTCGTGCAGGCGCGCGCGGCCTCATGCAGATCATGCCGGCAACTGCCAGCCATATCACCCGCGACCGGTCGCTCCGCCGCACCGGCGCGCAGGGCCGGGACCGTCTCTTTGATCCTGCCTTCAACATGAAGCTCGGCCAGCAATATATCGAAGAGCTGATGGGGAGCGGCGAACCCTATGGCAATCTCTATCAGCTGATGGTTGCCTATAATGGGGGCCCTGGAAATCTCAGCCGGTGGCTCCGCAATACGGACTATCGCAATGATCCGCTTCTCTTCATAGAGAGCATTCCCGCGCCTGAAACCCGTGGCTATATCGAACGGGTGCTTACCAATTTCTGGATCTATCGGGATCGGTTGGGTCAGGAAACACCATCCCTTGGTGTTGCAGCAGCGGGCGACTGGCCGGTCTATCAATCGCTGGAACGTGGCAACTCTCTGGCACAGCGACAATAA